The Rhodocytophaga rosea genome has a segment encoding these proteins:
- a CDS encoding SPOR domain-containing protein has translation MTQKNILQIVTLIIFATFLSNCTKKTVSQKGDSSFKDDLSAYRPQYKTAEKTDNSSPKSSTGQQNSTKPTHDITARLDTALQAIAVQNKNLRYAQGYRIQIYSGNNRDEANKARDRSYALFPDITPHFVYNQPTFRVKVGDFIDRLEAQRVYAGLITEFPNAMVVQDRIEIK, from the coding sequence ATGACACAAAAAAATATACTTCAAATAGTAACATTGATCATTTTTGCTACCTTTCTAAGTAATTGTACTAAAAAAACAGTTTCTCAAAAAGGGGATAGTTCGTTCAAAGATGATCTTTCTGCATATAGGCCACAATACAAAACAGCAGAGAAAACGGATAATTCTTCACCTAAATCTTCAACCGGACAACAAAATAGTACAAAACCTACGCATGATATTACAGCCCGCCTGGATACGGCTTTACAGGCAATTGCTGTACAAAATAAAAATTTACGCTATGCCCAGGGCTACCGGATTCAGATATACTCTGGCAATAACCGGGATGAGGCAAACAAGGCCAGAGACCGTTCTTATGCCCTTTTTCCTGATATAACCCCACATTTTGTCTATAATCAGCCAACTTTCCGGGTAAAAGTAGGTGATTTTATCGACCGCCTCGAAGCCCAGCGGGTATATGCTGGTCTCATTACAGAATTTCCTAATGCCATGGTTGTTCAAGACAGAATCGAGATTAAGTAG